One Microlunatus soli genomic window carries:
- a CDS encoding AMP-binding protein, producing MALFPDSPGSLFPDSDVSGHGSAAITIAGDPIGRSDLFGAAAAVAARIAGAPAAAVLATPTLSTAIAIVGCLQAGVPAVPIPPDSGPRERAHLLTDSGAAIWIGDRPDDLPATLPSFVVDPAQRATAPAEPDSDSTAMIMYTSGTTGSPKGALIPRRALAAQLDGLAEAWQWGPDDVLVQGLPLFHVHGLVLGLLGPLRVGSRLIHTGKPRPELYAAAAERGGTMFFGVPTVWSRIAAAPGAARALSSARLLISGSAGLPSTVFRDVKALAGQGPIERYGMTETLITLAARAGGEGRPGWVGSPITGVEARIVDDHGRPVPTDGEAIGDLQIRGTTVFDGYLGRPEATAESFTADGWFRTGDVAAVDDHDQHRIVGRAAQDLIKSGGYRVGAGEIEAVLLDYPGIEEAAVVGEPDQDLGQRIVAYVVGDRVDERAVIDWVAGQLSVHKRPRAIRTVGSLPRNAMGKIQKSLLG from the coding sequence ATGGCACTGTTCCCCGACAGCCCCGGGTCATTGTTCCCCGACAGCGATGTATCCGGCCACGGGTCCGCGGCGATCACCATCGCCGGGGACCCGATCGGCCGTTCCGACCTCTTCGGCGCGGCGGCCGCGGTCGCTGCGCGGATTGCGGGAGCCCCGGCCGCCGCCGTGCTGGCCACTCCGACACTGTCGACTGCGATCGCCATCGTGGGCTGCCTGCAGGCCGGTGTGCCGGCGGTCCCGATTCCGCCCGATTCCGGCCCACGGGAGCGGGCACATCTGCTGACCGACTCCGGCGCAGCGATCTGGATCGGCGACCGTCCAGACGATCTGCCGGCCACGCTGCCGTCGTTCGTCGTCGATCCTGCGCAGCGGGCCACGGCACCCGCCGAACCGGACTCGGACAGCACGGCGATGATCATGTACACCTCCGGCACCACCGGTTCTCCCAAGGGTGCGTTGATCCCGCGGCGGGCCCTGGCAGCGCAGCTGGACGGGCTGGCGGAGGCCTGGCAGTGGGGGCCGGATGACGTCCTGGTGCAGGGATTGCCGCTGTTCCACGTGCACGGCCTGGTGCTCGGCCTGCTCGGACCGCTCCGAGTGGGCAGCCGTCTGATCCACACCGGCAAGCCGCGGCCGGAGCTGTACGCCGCCGCGGCCGAGCGCGGCGGCACCATGTTCTTCGGTGTCCCGACCGTCTGGAGCCGGATCGCGGCCGCGCCCGGGGCGGCTCGGGCGCTGTCCTCGGCTCGGCTGTTGATCTCCGGCAGCGCCGGGTTGCCGTCCACGGTGTTCCGTGATGTCAAGGCATTGGCCGGGCAGGGACCGATCGAGCGGTACGGGATGACCGAGACCTTGATCACCCTCGCCGCACGGGCCGGTGGCGAGGGACGGCCCGGCTGGGTCGGCAGCCCGATCACCGGTGTCGAGGCCCGGATCGTCGACGATCACGGCCGACCGGTGCCGACCGATGGTGAGGCCATCGGCGATCTGCAGATCCGCGGGACGACAGTCTTCGACGGCTACCTGGGCCGTCCGGAGGCCACCGCCGAATCGTTCACCGCTGACGGCTGGTTCCGCACCGGTGACGTTGCCGCCGTCGATGATCATGATCAACATCGGATCGTCGGCCGGGCGGCCCAGGATCTGATCAAGTCCGGCGGCTACCGGGTCGGCGCCGGCGAGATCGAGGCGGTGCTGCTGGACTATCCCGGCATCGAGGAGGCCGCCGTCGTCGGTGAACCCGATCAGGATCTCGGCCAGCGGATCGTCGCCTACGTGGTCGGTGACCGGGTCGACGAACGGGCAGTGATCGACTGGGTCGCCGGCCAGCTGTCGGTCCACAAACGGCCGCGGGCGATCCGTACCGTCGGATCACTGCCCCGGAATGCGATGGGCAAGATCCAGAAGTCCCTGCTGGGTTGA
- the hpaD gene encoding 3,4-dihydroxyphenylacetate 2,3-dioxygenase has protein sequence MTALTSNLTAPDIVRCGYLDLVVTDLAAARAFYVDVLGLVVTAENDHEIQLRTFEEFIHHNLVLRQGPVAAAAALAFRVRTPEDVDRAEAYYSDLGCPVRRDRNGFARGVGDAVRVTDPLGFPYEFFHAVDHVERLTWAYDRMPPGALVRLDHFNQVTPDVPRGCEYLQGLGFGITEDIQDSDGVVYAAWLNRKATVHDTALTGGAGPRLHHIAFATHEKHNILAICDKLGALRQSDRIERGPGRHGVSNAFYLYLRDPDGHRVEIYTQDYYTGDPDNPRVSWDVHDNQRRDWWGNPVVPSWYTEASPVLDLDGNPQPVVDRDEPSEMAVTVGADGFSYTRSEDRQHGFKLGEQL, from the coding sequence ATGACAGCGCTGACATCGAACCTGACGGCACCGGACATCGTCCGCTGCGGCTATCTCGACCTGGTCGTCACCGATCTGGCGGCAGCCCGTGCCTTCTACGTCGACGTGCTCGGACTGGTGGTGACGGCGGAAAATGATCATGAGATCCAGTTGCGGACCTTCGAGGAGTTCATTCATCACAACCTGGTGCTCCGGCAGGGGCCGGTCGCCGCGGCGGCTGCGCTGGCGTTCCGGGTCCGGACTCCCGAGGACGTCGACCGCGCGGAAGCGTACTACTCCGATCTCGGTTGCCCGGTCCGACGGGACCGGAACGGCTTCGCCCGCGGTGTCGGCGACGCCGTCCGCGTGACCGATCCGCTCGGCTTCCCGTACGAGTTCTTCCACGCCGTCGACCATGTCGAGCGGCTGACCTGGGCCTACGACCGGATGCCGCCGGGTGCGCTGGTTCGGCTGGACCACTTCAACCAGGTCACCCCGGACGTACCGCGAGGCTGTGAATACCTGCAGGGATTGGGATTCGGCATCACCGAGGACATCCAGGACAGCGACGGCGTGGTGTATGCCGCCTGGCTGAACCGGAAGGCCACCGTGCACGACACCGCGCTGACCGGCGGCGCCGGCCCGCGTCTGCATCACATCGCCTTCGCCACCCATGAGAAGCACAACATCCTGGCGATCTGCGACAAGCTCGGTGCTCTGCGGCAATCGGATCGGATCGAACGAGGGCCCGGCCGGCACGGTGTCTCCAACGCCTTCTATCTCTATCTGCGCGACCCGGACGGCCATCGGGTGGAGATCTACACCCAGGACTACTACACCGGCGACCCGGACAACCCGAGGGTCAGCTGGGACGTGCACGACAACCAGCGTCGGGACTGGTGGGGCAACCCGGTGGTGCCGAGCTGGTACACCGAAGCCTCGCCGGTGCTGGACCTGGACGGCAACCCGCAGCCGGTCGTCGATCGCGACGAACCGTCCGAAATGGCTGTCACGGTCGGCGCCGACGGCTTCTCCTACACCCGATCGGAGGACCGGCAGCACGGATTCAAGCTCGGCGAGCAACTCTGA
- the hpaE gene encoding 5-carboxymethyl-2-hydroxymuconate semialdehyde dehydrogenase encodes MKQSARPDDLPSTIRHYIAGAFADSVSGQTFEVLDPVSNTGYTTAAAGQPEDVDRAVAAARTAFVDGPWPGLVPRARATILNRIADGIAAQDRRLAELESFDTGLPITQALGQAQRAAENFRFFADLIVAQADDAYQVPGRQLNYVNRKPIGVAGLITPWNTPFMLESWKLAPALASGCTVVLKPAEFTPLSAGLWPQIFADAGLPDGVFNLVNGIGEEAGDALVRHPDVPLISFTGESATGALISANAAPQLKGLSMELGGKSPAVIFDDADLEAALDSTLFGVFSLNGERCTAGSRILVQRSVYDDFCARYADRASKIIVGDPSDPATEVGALVHPDHAAKVLSYIEIGRTEGRLLAGGGRPAELPEGNYVSPTVFADVPPTARIFTEEIFGPVVAITPFEDEAEALQLANAVDYGLAAYVWTRDLERAHSFAQRIEAGMVWLNSHNVRDLRTPFGGVKASGLGHEGGYRSLDFYTDQQAVHISLGAVHTPRFGAGSEE; translated from the coding sequence ATGAAGCAATCCGCCAGACCCGACGACCTGCCGTCCACGATCCGGCACTACATCGCGGGCGCCTTCGCCGACAGCGTGTCCGGGCAGACGTTCGAGGTGCTGGACCCGGTCAGCAATACCGGCTACACGACTGCCGCCGCGGGCCAGCCCGAGGATGTCGACCGTGCCGTCGCCGCCGCTCGGACCGCGTTCGTCGACGGTCCGTGGCCCGGACTGGTTCCCCGTGCCCGCGCGACGATCCTGAACAGGATCGCCGACGGTATCGCCGCGCAGGACCGACGACTGGCGGAGCTGGAGTCCTTCGACACCGGATTGCCGATCACCCAGGCCCTCGGCCAGGCACAACGGGCCGCGGAGAACTTCCGCTTCTTCGCCGATCTGATCGTCGCCCAGGCCGACGACGCGTACCAGGTGCCGGGCAGGCAACTGAACTACGTCAACCGCAAACCGATCGGCGTCGCCGGCCTGATCACGCCGTGGAACACCCCGTTCATGCTGGAGAGCTGGAAGCTCGCCCCGGCTCTGGCGTCGGGGTGCACGGTGGTGCTGAAGCCGGCCGAGTTCACGCCGTTGTCGGCCGGCTTGTGGCCGCAGATCTTCGCCGACGCCGGCCTGCCGGACGGCGTGTTCAACCTGGTCAACGGGATCGGCGAGGAGGCGGGTGACGCCCTGGTCCGGCATCCGGACGTGCCACTGATCTCCTTCACCGGAGAGAGTGCGACCGGTGCGCTGATCTCGGCCAACGCGGCACCGCAGCTGAAGGGGCTGTCGATGGAGCTCGGCGGCAAGTCACCGGCCGTGATCTTCGACGATGCCGATCTTGAAGCCGCGCTCGACTCGACCTTGTTCGGAGTGTTCTCGCTGAACGGCGAACGCTGCACGGCCGGCAGCCGGATCCTGGTCCAGCGTTCGGTCTATGACGACTTCTGTGCCCGCTATGCCGACCGCGCGAGCAAGATCATCGTCGGCGATCCGTCCGATCCCGCCACCGAGGTCGGAGCGCTGGTCCATCCCGACCATGCCGCCAAGGTGCTGAGCTACATCGAGATCGGCCGTACCGAGGGCAGGCTGTTGGCCGGCGGTGGCCGTCCGGCGGAGCTGCCGGAGGGCAACTACGTGTCCCCCACCGTGTTCGCCGACGTCCCGCCGACCGCACGGATCTTCACCGAGGAGATCTTCGGCCCGGTGGTGGCGATCACCCCGTTCGAGGACGAAGCCGAAGCGCTGCAGTTGGCCAATGCCGTGGACTACGGGCTGGCTGCCTACGTCTGGACCCGCGACCTGGAACGGGCCCACAGCTTCGCCCAGCGGATCGAGGCAGGCATGGTCTGGCTGAACTCGCACAACGTCCGTGATCTGCGGACACCGTTCGGAGGGGTCAAGGCATCGGGTCTCGGACACGAGGGCGGCTACCGGTCCTTGGATTTCTACACCGACCAGCAGGCCGTGCACATCTCACTCGGCGCGGTCCACACGCCGCGATTCGGTGCCGGTTCCGAAGAATGA
- the dapA gene encoding 4-hydroxy-tetrahydrodipicolinate synthase has protein sequence MRFRRDPGTIRGSIAPLMTPFTATGEVDHASLANLVGWQLAAGSHGISIGGSTGEPSAQSVAERAAAIRTVITAVDDRVPVVPGTGTAKLDETLELTALAAEAGADAALIITPYYARPTQEALYVWYSTVCREYPELPIIAYNVPSRTAVDIAPQTVARLFTEHDNFVGVKETTKDFEHFSRVLQLCGRDLLVWSGIELLCLPLLALGGVGFLSATANIAPAACAQLYQAWTAGDLETAQRIHYGLHPLVDLLFTETNPAPGKWVLQQRGLISSDHVRPPLITATEQGIATITKLMAQGSEYLTPVDDTFLISGRPA, from the coding sequence ATGAGATTCAGGCGCGATCCGGGAACCATCCGCGGATCGATCGCACCACTGATGACACCGTTCACCGCGACCGGCGAGGTCGATCACGCGAGTCTGGCCAACCTGGTCGGCTGGCAACTCGCCGCCGGGTCGCACGGCATCTCGATCGGCGGATCGACCGGCGAGCCGAGCGCCCAGAGTGTCGCCGAACGGGCAGCTGCGATCCGTACCGTGATCACCGCCGTCGATGATCGGGTGCCGGTTGTCCCCGGCACCGGGACGGCCAAGCTCGACGAAACCCTTGAGCTGACCGCGCTGGCCGCGGAGGCCGGGGCCGACGCCGCGTTGATCATCACGCCGTACTACGCCCGGCCGACCCAGGAGGCCTTGTACGTCTGGTATTCGACCGTCTGCCGGGAGTATCCCGAGCTGCCGATCATCGCCTACAACGTGCCCAGTCGGACCGCGGTCGACATTGCACCACAGACCGTCGCCCGGCTCTTCACCGAGCACGACAACTTCGTCGGGGTGAAGGAGACCACGAAGGACTTCGAACACTTCTCCCGGGTGTTGCAGCTGTGCGGCCGCGACCTGTTGGTCTGGTCCGGGATCGAGCTGCTCTGCCTGCCGCTGCTGGCCCTCGGCGGGGTCGGATTCCTCAGCGCAACCGCCAACATCGCACCGGCTGCCTGCGCCCAGCTCTACCAGGCCTGGACCGCCGGTGACCTGGAGACCGCGCAGCGGATCCACTACGGCCTGCATCCGTTGGTCGACCTGCTTTTCACCGAGACCAATCCGGCACCGGGCAAGTGGGTGCTGCAGCAACGCGGGCTGATCTCGTCCGATCACGTCCGGCCGCCGCTGATCACAGCGACCGAACAGGGAATCGCCACGATCACGAAGCTGATGGCCCAGGGCTCGGAGTACCTCACCCCCGTCGACGACACATTCCTGATCTCCGGGAGGCCGGCATGA
- a CDS encoding GntR family transcriptional regulator: protein MISPVDTSAASKAELAHRWITERIADRTYRPGHRLVLAPIAAELGISVVPVREAIRLLEAEGLVTFTRNIGAQVAVIDPDRYTDAMETLGILEAAATALAAPLLDREDVERARRINAEMINSLPDPSHPDDFVPHDFTELNLRFHTVLFEQCPNAQVLADVHRSWQRLNTIRDSTFAVVPDRARESVAEHERLLIMIENRSDPWQIERSAREHRLATLHAYRDHNARARSAEPTDGGTR, encoded by the coding sequence ATGATCAGCCCGGTCGACACATCGGCCGCCTCGAAGGCGGAGCTGGCGCACCGCTGGATCACCGAGCGGATCGCCGATCGGACCTACCGGCCCGGCCACCGGCTCGTCCTCGCGCCGATCGCCGCCGAGCTCGGCATCTCGGTGGTCCCGGTCCGGGAGGCGATCCGGCTGCTGGAGGCGGAGGGGTTGGTCACCTTCACCCGTAACATCGGCGCCCAGGTGGCAGTCATCGATCCGGACCGCTACACCGATGCGATGGAGACCCTCGGCATCCTGGAAGCTGCGGCCACCGCCCTGGCCGCGCCGCTGCTGGACCGCGAGGATGTCGAGCGCGCCCGCCGGATCAATGCCGAGATGATCAACAGTCTCCCCGATCCGTCGCATCCCGACGACTTCGTGCCGCACGACTTCACCGAACTCAATCTGCGTTTCCACACGGTGCTGTTCGAGCAATGCCCGAACGCCCAAGTGTTGGCCGACGTCCATCGCAGTTGGCAGCGACTGAACACGATCCGGGACTCCACCTTCGCCGTGGTGCCGGACCGTGCCCGGGAGTCGGTCGCCGAGCACGAGCGGCTGTTGATCATGATCGAGAACCGCAGCGATCCGTGGCAGATCGAGAGATCGGCGCGGGAGCACCGGCTGGCCACCCTGCACGCCTACCGGGACCACAACGCTCGGGCCCGGAGCGCCGAACCGACCGACGGAGGGACGAGATGA